CTTGATATGGAACTCCCTAAAATGAACGGTCTTGAGTTGCTTCAAAAAATCAAACTTAATCCTGAAACCCGGAGCGTTAAGGTAGTTGCAGTTACAGGTCATTCAGACTCCGATAGTAGAGAGAAGTTTCTTAAGGCTGGATGTCATGCCGTTGTCGCCAAGCCCATAAATTTTGGCAATTTTGGTTCGCAGATCGAAAAGTTTCTTGCAAGTTCAGAATCCTGATAACTAAAGATTAAACATAAACATGGAGTTGCAATCTCAAAAACAAAATATTAATAATTAAGGCAAAGACCTTCTTCAGCAGGTGGTGCTGACAACTTAATAGCTCAATTGCAGGTAGAAAGGGTATAGAGGCAGAGAAGCTGGAGGTACGGGTGAGGGTGAAAAAGATGTATAAAACCACAAAAATAGGGCATGTAGTTGTAGGTTTTGCTCTTCTTCTGATTTTGATTTTTTTTGTTGGGTATACAGGCTATCAGGGTATGAGCGACGTTGAAAAAAAGAGCCGAGCCATTCAAAACATGACCTTTATAATGAATAACATGCAGGGAGCCCTGGGAGCTCAGGAATATTATGTTATTCATGGTGACCCTGATTATAAGAACGAGACTTATAGACGTCTTGATCTTGTACCCACACAGGCAGCTATATCCAGGGAAAT
This region of Methanosarcina flavescens genomic DNA includes:
- a CDS encoding response regulator, producing the protein MFEILIVEDNLLNLTVEANLLKSFGYEPKKAKNGFEALEILNKVKIDLILLDMELPKMNGLELLQKIKLNPETRSVKVVAVTGHSDSDSREKFLKAGCHAVVAKPINFGNFGSQIEKFLASSES